TATTGAAATACATGGCGAGTTTCTTTCTGAATTACGGACAAAAGGGGTTGGAGAGAATGAATGGCCCTTCCTGACGGAAGACAAGGGTAGACGATCCCTTTTGCGCTTCCTTCATTCTTTGAAGAATGAAAGATCAGAGCGTGCGGTAAAAGCCAGAATGGGTGCTGAGGCGACTAACAATCTAGGACATGGTATGGGTCCTAATGCTCTCATATCGCCACTTCTCCCGTTTGCAGTCGTAGAGCTTGATTACACAGTTATTGATATTCCCACTCATGTTAGGGTGATTGATCCCAACGGTACAGGGCATTTGATACCTATATCTCGTTGGTATCTAGGGTTGCTGGTCGAGGTAAAAACAAGCGCAATTTTGGGCGCACATATCTCTCTGGAAGTTAACCCGAGCGCCGATTGTGCGTTGCAGACGATGTTGAGCAGTGTGCCTGTCGTGTTAGACGCACGGAATTCTGGTGACGTTCGCATTGAGGTACGTAGCACCAATATGGATTTTGTTGCACGCGGCCCCACCTTGATATGCTCGTTGATACCGCAGTTGGCAGGGCAAGCATTCAGTTTGCTTAGGGTGGATAACGGTTGGTGCAATATTGCAAATGATTTTGTAAATAACGTTATTGATGTATTTGGTTGTGCCATTGAGTTCGGCCCCCCACGTGCCTGGTGGGGAAGGTCGTTAGTCGAAAGGATCATTGGGGTTTCAAAAGAACGCGGAGAGCATCGCCTGAAGGCCACATACGCGTCGGGCCCCGACGATGTTCGCCGGCCCCCCGATGTCGAACAGCTCGGTTTAAATGACGGAATCGACCTTGATTTTGTGGTCGATATGTTGAATGCCGTTGTCCGTGAACATAATACTATCTCAACCGGTGATCGACTTAATGGTGCAACTGTAATTAATGTTCTGCAAAGATTCGTAGATAAGCATGAGCTTCTATGGGTTCCACAGCCTCTACCAAGATCTATCAATTCAAATGATCGACTCCTTATGCACCGACGAAAGGTGGAGGTTAGGGGAGAATGGGGCGTCCATACGCGTAGGCCGTACATTAATACGGCATACTGCCGATATACAAATCCTCGTATCGCTTCTGATTTTTCTATGATAGGAAGAAAAGTGTTTGTCTACATCAATCGTCTCGATGCGAGAGAGGCATGGGCAAGTGACGCGGAAACTGGCGAGAATTTGGGCAAGCTATACGGTGAGGAAAAATGGGAAAACTGGCGATGTGCATTGCGGGTCAGAGAACTGGTAGGCGCAAAAGCAAAGGGACGGCCCCGAGGCCGGAGCCCCGATATTTATGCTAGATCCGGAAAAGTAGATTATGAGTTTGTAACGAGCGAAAATAGCGGCGAAAATATCGGAAAAAAAACTGCGCTTGCGATAGCGAAAGTAGCTCGGGATAGCTTTACTGGTTCGAAATCAGCATCCCTAAAGCCGGCCGAAGAAGATAACCACAATAATAATGTTGGGAGTGATAACGATCTGCTTCCAAATATAAATCCGCGCGGAATATTCAAGCTGGATTCGGGGAATAAGAAATGATTGCGTGCGATCGTGGAGAAAGAAATGGATGAGGGTCATCTTCGAGCATTAATGCTGCAGCACCCGATTATATCCAAGAAGAGCAGAGCGGAATCACCATTATGGACACTCCCGATATCGAATTTTTATGACAACGCCAGAACTTTATTGTTTCTCAGGCAAAGTTTTTTCATAGAAGAGATCGCTGGCGAGGGAAAAACCATCATGATGAATGTCCTTCGTGAGCGGTTACCAAGAGATCTCAGCGAAATTCACGTACTCTCTTATAGAGGCTTAAATAGGGAAATATTTTCTCATGGTGGATTTGTGAGGGATTTGCTTTATACGGTTAATCATGCTGCTCTTGATGGAAATTCATACGAATTAAGTCGGAGATTGATTAATGACATTGTGGCTTCTGCACTGGAGACTAATTGGAAGCTAATTGTGATGCTGGTTGACGAAGCGCAGGCCCTTCGTCCTATAGATTTTCGGTTTTATCAAAGATCTGCATAATGAATTAGAAGAGGTGAGGATTGATTTCGTCGTGATTTGTTGTGGCGAGTCTCCAAAAATTCGTGAATTATTCAGAACCTTATCCAGTGAGCAGCAAATAGGCTGCCTGGATCGGTATTTTAGGCATCGGCTGAGACTCAGCGGATATGGATTGGAAGAGCTGCAAGATCTGCTTGAGGTGATCGACGTGAAAAGATGGCCGACGGATTTTGGACCAACATGGACAGAATTTTGTTTTCCACTCGGATATGCCTCTGGCTTTCGCCTAGCTAATCAAGCCAGTTTATTTTGGCAGGCAATGAAGGAGGTACATCTTATAAGAGACGATAAAATATCAGAACCAAGTCAAAATGGAAAATTGCTTTCGAGGCGTATTTTCGATGCTCTTGGGTTTTTAGCGTTTAAGGGTATGGATAAAGATTGCCCAAACTTCGAGTTTCCAAAGGAAGATTGGCAGAGTGCCGCTAAGTTTGCAGCTAAATCGGCCTGGGATGAAAAACCGGATGCCACGGATAGACCAGACTGCTCTCAAGCTTAGGCATGAAAGACGCTCACTGGTGCGGTGGTGGATTAGATTCGATACCAAATGAGTCTTCATTCGGGTATTTTCATCGGTTGTGTTGGCTGAATGCAGTTGGCATGCAAGCCGCAATGAGGTTACTCGATGCTCCGAATTTTCCCACGCGCACGCAGACTTTTTTCGGCAAGCTGAAACGAATCCGCCATGTCATAGAGCGAGTTAACTTCAATAGTACTAGGTTTCCAGAGGAGCGTTCGCTGGTGGCTGGGGAGGTTTCAAATTTGTTGGGCGCCATTTTTACTAGTCGCCTTAGATTTTGTCCCGTTTGTTTGGAGTCCGGATATCACTCGATCTGGTTTCAGTGTAGCAAGTTAGCGCGATGCCCGATTCACAATGTTGATATACATGATCGTTGCATGAAGTGTAGTAGCCTTCTCTCCGATATAGGTATTTTGGAAAACTTCAGAGAGGCGCTTCATTGTCCGGTATGTCACTGTGCATTATCGGGGGCGCCCCTTAGTCCAGGAGTTTTTGTCGAAAGCTACCTCCACGAACATCGAACCCACGTAAAAATATATCGACAAGCATTCTCTACGTTGAATGAGTGGGTAGAGGATGTCTCCGCTCGCGGTGACAGTTGGATCGCCTACTCCAACGTCGAAATATGGGCCGCGGATGCGGAATGTGCCTTTGCGATTGCATGTGCGCTGGCAAAGCCTCCGGAGATATTGGAACGGCCATCATGCAACGGCGTAGCCCTGTTCTGGCAACGACATTTGGCGGGAAATATGTCATTCGTGCCTTTGTTTACTATTAGACGGCGCGAAGACGAGCTTATACGCGTTGTCTATTGCTGCACTTTGCGGCTTCTGCGTTCTTATGCTGCGGGTATTGCGAGCTCCGGGAGGGTTCCGCTGAAGCAATTTGTCGTCTTCAGGAAGGGCGACGGAATACAAGTCAGCACAGGGGATGCACGAGTACAGGCCTACCTGCTGCTACGCTATTTTGTGGAACAACCTGCCAATAGTGTTATCGCGCTTGATTCAGCAGTAGAACAGGTGTCGCCAAGTAGAGATTTGGGATGGTTTCTCTCCAGGGACGAGAACTCGAGAGCATCGACCCGAGCAGGAATTCTATTGGCGTATGCGACAATGCATCGTGCGATTCGAGAAGCAGCGACCTCCGGATTTGTGAAATGGGATCGTCTGATCGAACTGGTACAAGGTGTCGTCATGGCCCATCAATACTCGGAGACTGTCGAGCGGGGAGTCGTAGTATTCCGGATGCCCGTGGGAATGCCTTTGGCTCCGTTTCGGCCTTTGCCGAATCTTCCCCGCATTTCTGCGTAAGAAATCTGAAATCGGGCATCGCACGGTGGTGGTCGGAGTCATGCGCCAACTCGCCAGCAGCGAAAGCACCTTGAAAGCGGGAAAGCCAGCACGCCCCTTATGATCCCGAGAGGGCGTGGTCGGACCTTCAACGGGCCGATATTTGAGGCTGTGTGGCCGAAGGAAGCACAGTTTAGACGTCCGGCCGTTTCTCATGAACTCGCCGGGCTTTGCGTCAGTGCCGCTGCAGCGTTTCGAGCTTCCTTGGCGGGTATCCGCCATCACTTTGTTTTCGTTGGAGGCAGGCTGGAACGAAAACTAGTTCCGGAGGTAGCGAATGTCACCCGATCGGCAGCGATGTCTTGCCTCGAACTGTTATGGATTCTGTGCGGGCCAGCTTCTCCAGGGCATACCGACCAGTAGGCCGAGTGCCCGATCAACTCTCGGCAACTGACCCAACGTTGGACATTGATCGGCGCTTTCAATGGCTGGAACGCCGCCGCACGCTCCAATACGAGTGATTCTAAGAAAGCTGACGGTACATGCGACGTGAGCCACTCCGCGTACGCGCTGGTTGCGCTAGCGTAATTCGTATTGTGCAGAGCCGGTCCAACCCTGTGCATGGGAGCACGTGCGATACAACTTGTTGCCTCGGATTTCATATTGAGGAACTGCGCTCCAGCTGTCTGCATGCGACACGGTACGGTACACCTTATCGCCACGGATCTCATACTGAGGCAGGCCAGTTCAACCGCTAACATGGGACACCGCCCGGTAGACCTTGTTGTCGCGAATCTCGTATTGCGGGAGGCCAGTCCAGCCATCGACGTGGCTCACCGTTCGGTAGCTTTTTGCCATCACTTTCGCCAGATATGTCCCACACCAAAGCCACATCGGCCCAGTCATTCGGCAATGCCTGACGCGCGTGCTAGGTCGGGAGCGTCAGGGAGGCTTGATAGCCGCCGCCAAACGCGCCCTCGAAGTCATACTCATACAAGGTTGTTCGTCCCATACCCGGCTGACGCTGGCCCAGGAAGAACGTAAAGGCGTTGGGCGCCGCAATAAAAATATGCATTGGAGGTTTCACGTCCTTCCGCTCCATATTGATGCGCTGAACCAAGGCTTCGGCGAGTTCGAAAGCGTGCCTGCCGCTTGCGACCGACTGCGCTCCCGATCCGCACGACGGTTTCGCGACTAATAGCTTGCTGACGCCAGGCAAGGCGGTGGCAATATAGCCGCGCACCGCGTCGGGAATATCGTGGGTGAGCGCAACAGCCACGGCCATCTCTCCTGACTCTGACGTCAAGTCTTCCACTTCAAAGTTCCACGTCGGCCAGTCTGGATTGGTGAAAGTGTCCGTCGCGCTCCAGCTTTGCCGGTCGATCGTACGCTGCTCGATTTCCACGTGCCGTCCAGACTTGATGTTGACGACGGACCCAGCGGCAAACGCCAGCGTCAAGTGGGCGTCTAGCGCCAGGAGTAACGGTTGCGGTTCGCGCGCCGCGTCAATGAGAAAGCGCTTGAGCGCGGGGTACAGGTTGCCGGTCCAATCTTGCTGGTCGCGAATGGCCCGATCGTTGAAATACGGTATCAAGTCCAGGACGGTGCTGCATCGTTCCTCTAGTCGGTCGAACGCGTGCTCGAACGACTTGACACCCACTAGTGTCCTTGGAGAGTTCCTTTTCGCAAACAGATTCTCGCGCTGGCAGGCGTCCCGAAAGGTGTCCCGCGTGAACTCGAGGCGACCCTGGGCGAGCCATTGGAAGACGATGTCGTCATACCGGAAGCTACTCTCGTTCAGCGGTATGCGAAGCAGTCCCCGGTTCTCGAAGTGCATGTCCAACAGTTCGCGGAGGTCATCCAGCGATGTGGAGTCGGTGTCGAGCGAAAGCGTGCGGGCCAGTAGACG
This Cupriavidus nantongensis DNA region includes the following protein-coding sequences:
- a CDS encoding SAVED domain-containing protein — encoded protein: MALALAPATVSAKSHAFRLWKPFHNRNYRKFAIMEASRELYRTNTRRSMPRPCICWATASMRMHVPPRVSYRLPITKAPVRRDGDNFQARIFWRKAVCLLDPNSPVIRVGFESGPKGFDDVWVEYDPSRAPNDPEGKPILREYTQCKWHVSVSDFGHSDLIDPEWINANRFSFLQRARNAQHAHAKDGIGVRFKLLTNWRIAQTDPLRPLIHQRHKAIRLEQLFGTKTDASATGRIRKLWREHLGIDDAELRLLARTLSLDTDSTSLDDLRELLDMHFENRGLLRIPLNESSFRYDDIVFQWLAQGRLEFTRDTFRDACQRENLFAKRNSPRTLVGVKSFEHAFDRLEERCSTVLDLIPYFNDRAIRDQQDWTGNLYPALKRFLIDAAREPQPLLLALDAHLTLAFAAGSVVNIKSGRHVEIEQRTIDRQSWSATDTFTNPDWPTWNFEVEDLTSESGEMAVAVALTHDIPDAVRGYIATALPGVSKLLVAKPSCGSGAQSVASGRHAFELAEALVQRINMERKDVKPPMHIFIAAPNAFTFFLGQRQPGMGRTTLYEYDFEGAFGGGYQASLTLPT